In a genomic window of Chaetodon auriga isolate fChaAug3 chromosome 1, fChaAug3.hap1, whole genome shotgun sequence:
- the dmxl2 gene encoding dmX-like protein 2 isoform X1, with translation MHLHQVLTGAVNPGDCCYSVGSVVDIPFTAYGSGCDVVILASDFECVQIIPGAQNGNIQVGCVECSHQLGRIAASYGNTVCIFEPLSTNPNKRHKQLNYQWQKTGQFFLDAITYNLAWDPQGNRILAATERLQLWAPPLTDALIEEEDGQLTEDKPHPVLNDWNCVWQCKTAASVHVAKWSPDGEYFATVGKDDCLLKVWYPTTGWRSAVVVQDPSDKKPPPVHFSFVYLAHPRSVTGMSWRKTSKFMPKGSVCNVLLTSCEDGVCRLWSETLLPEDSLLGGQISENTQSFSSSLPGLAGNKDKIQHALESIHHLKHLRRGRRRSSALVAHSELLPSQLSTQDTHTHRHIVHHANALCHFHISASINPNTDIPSTLADSAVFNPDDGSGGGGFVVHWLNNKDLSFTASMELFMLQLRKFSEQQLEQTTEDPLDPEGSPMKFDFDLDEMSDKASSEQGEEGEPGEQGSTKASSPGSSSSMPLPSMLLERKMETLTTEWNKSPDMLFTIHPADGSFLVWHVKYLDEFNQGIFRQVQVSFSSRIPVAFPTGDANSLSKNILMYACTLTEGESAGAGELGRMVQRVSHSASASAGLGSPALASSPNPCIGISPAVMMVSKHVDGSLNQWAVTFAERSAFSNVLTVSHKFRYCGHRFHLNDQACHTVLPLLLTSSHHNALLTPPSAPGSLEGEQPPTFPLPKGLPSRKQLRNAATRTFHDPNAIYSELILWRVDHIGPLSCTGGVSELARINSLHTSAFSNVAWLPTLVPSSVLGTYCNSASACFVASDGKNLRLYQAVVDARKLLDELSDPETSKLVGEVFNIVSQQSTARPGCIIELDVITNQCGANTQLLHVFQEDFILGYKPQKETDAYTPAFPSGEDYQPAPFSEKFFLVVIEKDLNRNSVLQMWHLHLKSVQACVDEPSPDYSFQSQLMVPNQVFNADSSPETSPIRPLPRSASTANLQSASKLILSSKLVYSKRLDLPHGVEVTRATPSAGHLSSSSIYPVCLAPYLIVTTCSDSRVRFWHCAVECDDGYSEDDRDNRVYRWEPWALMNEEEDNNSAVCVSGRPVAVSCSYIGRLAVAFKKPRQGQLQGSGEDFSMHVSIYECESTGGSEWVLEQTLHLDDFTRPSTTLDPRVSVDSNLFVYSRSDLYMSRDHSSPNIKHYVHLDWLSKEDGSHILTVGVGSNILMYGRISGMVNEQTSSKEGVAVITLPLGGSIKQGIRSRWILLRSVDLLSSVDGTPSLPVSLSWVRDGILVVGMDCEMHVYAQWHQDKKPGEGEEGNLSSADIAGGQTAGSSSVFEGRARSKSVFEGSAAVDEALRAPAGLQEGGLFEAAHSLSPTLPQYHPTQLLELMDLGKVRRAKAILAHLVKCIAGEVAVVRDVEAGEGGARRHLSRTISVTGSTAKDTIVAGRDGGRDYTEINSIPPLPLYSLMLADLDTSYKGAEEAAKGAKVADGEGAQKSTEDQYSDLFQVPTVTTDDFVNFATDKPEKKSRVINLSQYGPTYFGPEHAQVLSSHLMHSSLPGLTRLEQMFLVALADTVATTSAEVTSSTDQQYTGAEALDECGLRYLLAMRLHTCLLTSLPPLYRMQLLHQGLSTCHFAWAFHSEAEEELLNMIPAMQRGDPQWSELRAVGVGWWIRNINTLRKMVEKLGKAAFQRHNDPLDAALFYLAMKKKAVLWGLFRSQHDEKMTQFFKNNFSEDRWRKAALKNAFSLLGKQRFEQSAAFFLLAGSLKDAIEVLMEKMEDLQLAMIVARLYEADFENSSTCQGLLHEKVLGCNRDGSGYHCSRLHPDPFLRSIAYWIMKDYTRALDTLLERIPKEDDENPDVMVKSCNPVVFSFYNYLRTHPLIIRRHFANPEGTATNVGLTAEKSSADEINLIERKLFFTTANAHFKVGCPVLALEVLSKIPKVTKKSGSSPLSKASSKANLNSSQPLENGTQGGVDWASPAAPAYAWGGNDAGAGGLDWSQPMIKVEDDGLNLDWGDDKDDDEDEDDDDGLTMKKPEAETKADGGSGASGSKLQRENSQGESEVDVIAEQLKFRACLKILMTELRTLATGFEVDGGKLRFQLYSWLEKEIAAMHTICNYKVEGKEEDSEVERWGERTASVDISDEALENTEAGAYERHQMERRRLQAKQQHSERRKAWLRKNQALLRVFLSYCSLHGAKGGGVTSVRMELLFLLQESQQELTVKQLQSPLPLPTTLPLLSACIAPTKTVIANPVLHLSNHIHDILHTVTLMEAPPHPDFMDDRVNALHTLAASLSACIYQALCDSHSYSSQTEANQFTGMVYQGLLLSERKRLRTESIEEHITPNSAPAQWPGVSSLISLLTSAREEDQPRLNVLLCEAVVAVYLSLLIHGLGTHSSNELFRLAAHPLNNRVWASVFGGGAKVIIKPKRPEAPPATAGPSKEGSEDKAEQPSQTKSESETKPAAPPQPPAEDVDRYRRRFNMRMLVPGRPVKETPATPPPVPTERPAYREKFIPPELSMWDYFVAKPFLPLSDSNALCDSDESGAEDDEDDDDAFLSDTQITEHSDPNSYSWALIRLVMVKLAQHNVKNFLPLTGLDFTDLPVTSPLGNAVLKTLENWEQLLLERMNKFDGPPPNYINTYPTDLSAGGGPAILRHKAMLEPDNTPFKTKNHQSFPARRLWHFLVKQEVLQETLIRYIFTKKRKQSEVEADLGYPGGKAKIIHKESDIIMAFAINKANSNEIVLASTHDVQEVDVSSLVAVQPYTWIGEDFDKESRSSDDIDHRSSHTNIAQASSVPFAPPQMPVSASMPWLGSGQTSMGASVIMKRNLNNVKRMTSHPIYQYYMTGAQDGSVRMFEWNRPQQLICFRQAGNARVTRLYFNSQGNKCGVADGEGFLSLWQVNQTSSNPKPYLSWQCHTKTCGDFAFITSSSLIATAGQSNDNRNVCLWDTLISPSNTMVHAFPCHENGATVLQYAPKQQLLITGGRKGFVCVFDIRQRQLLHTFQAHDSAIKALALDAFEDFFVTGSAEGNMKVWKLAGHGLMHSFSTEHAKQSIFRNIGAGVMQVETRPGNRIFTCGADGTLKMRVLPDRYNIPSSLVDVL, from the exons gcCTATGGCTCAGGTTGTGATGTAGTGATCTTGGCTAGTGACTTTGAGTGTGTGCAGATTATCCCGGGAGCTCAGAATGGAAACATACAGGTGGGCTGTGTGGAGTGCTCCCACCAGCTTGGCAGG ATCGCTGCTTCCTACGGAAACACAGTCTGCATCTTTGAACCTCTTTCTACCAACCCAAACAAACGCCACAAG CAGCTAAACTATCAGTGGCAAAAGACAGGACAGTTCTTCCTCGATGCCATCACCTACAACCTGGCCTGGGACCCACAAG GGAACCGTATCCTAGCAGCAACTGAGCGGCTCCAGCTGTGGGCTCCACCACTGACAGATGCCCtgatagaggaggaggatgggcaGTTGACGGAGGACAAGCCCCACCCTGTCCTCAATGACTGGAACTGTGTCTGGCAGTGCAA GACTGCTGCATCCGTTCACGTTGCCAAGTGGTCTCCTGATGGGGAGTACTTTGCAACAGTGGGGAAG GATGACTGTTTGCTCAAGGTGTGGTATCCCACCACGGGCTGGCGTTCTGCAGTGGTGGTCCAGGACCCCTCCGACAAAAAGCCTCCGCCCGTTCACTTCTCCTTCGTTTACCTGGCTCATCCCCGCTCGGTCACTGGTATGTCCTGGAGGAAGACCAGCAAGTTCATGCCCAA GGGTTCGGTGTGCAACGTGTTACTGACGTCCTGCGAGGATGGTGTGTGTAGGTTGTGGTCGGAGACGCTGCTACCAGAGGACAGCCTGCTTGGAGGACAGATCTCTGAGAACACACAGTCCTTCAGCTCCAGCCTGCCAGGCCTGGCAGGCAATAAGGACAAAATCCAACACGCTTTGGAG TCAATCCACCACCTGAAGCATCTGCGCCGGGGCCGGAGACGGTCCTCGGCTCTGGTGGCACACAGTGAGCTGCTGCCCTCTCAGCTCAGCacgcaggacacacacactcaccgcCATATCGTTCATCACGCTAACGCCCTGTGTCACTTCCATATCTCAGCCAGTATTAACCCCAACACAG ATATCCCGTCAACGCTGGCTGACTCTGCAGTGTTCAACCCTGACGATggcagtggtggtggaggcTTCGTGGTTCACTGGCTCAACAATAAGGACCTCAGCTTCACTGCCTCCATGGAGCTCTTCATGTTGCAGCTTCGTAAGTTCTCTgaacagcagctggagcagaccACTGAGGACCCCCTGGACCCCGAAGGATCCCCTATGAAATTCGACTTTG ACCTGGACGAGATGTCTGACAAAGCCTCCTCGGAGCAAGGGGAAGAGGGTGAACCAGGGGAGCAGGGAAGCACCAAGGCATCCTCCCCGGGATCCAGCTCCAGCATGCCTTTGCCCTCCATGCTGCTGGAGCGGAAGATGGAGACTCTGACCACGGAGTGGAACAAGAGCCCAGACATGCTGTTCACCATCCACCCTGCCGATGGATCTTTCCTGGTTTGGCATGTGAAGTACTTGGACGAATTCAACCAGGGAATCTTCAGACAGGTTCAG GTGTCCTTCTCCTCCCGTATTCCAGTGGCATTTCCTACAGGTGATGCCAACTCGCTGAGTAAAAACATCCTGATGTACGCCTGCACTTTGACTGAGGGTGAGAGTGCCGGGGCAGGGGAGTTGGGTAGGATGGTCCAACGTGTCTCCCActctgcttcagcctcagccGGCCTGGGTTCGCCCGCCCTGGCCTCCTCTCCCAACCCCTGCATTGGCATCAGTCCTGCTGTCATGATGGTCTCCAAGCATGTCGATGGATCTCTCAACCAG TGGGCTGTGACATTCGCTGAGCGTTCTGCCTTCTCCAACGTATTGACTGTATCTCACAAGTTCCGGTACTGCGGCCACCGCTTCCATCTGAACGACCAAGCCTGCCACACAGTGCTGCCCCTGCTGCTGACCTCCTCTCACCATAATGCTCTGCTCACCCCTCCGTCGGCCCCTGGCAGTCTGGAAGGAGAGCAGCCTCCTACCTTTCCACTACCAAAGGGACTTCCCAG CAGGAAGCAGCTTCGTAATGCAGCTACAAGGACCTTCCATGACCCCAACGCCATCTATAGTGAGCTGATCTTGTGGAGGGTGGACCACATTGGACCCCTGTCCTGCACTGGAGGGGTTTCTGAACTGGCCCGCATCAACTCCCTGCACACCTCTGCCTTCAGCAATGTTGCTTGGCTACCTACACTAGTACCCAGCTCTGTACTCG GAACTTACTGCAACAGTGCGAGCGCCTGCTTCGTGGCATCGGATGGTAAAAACCTGCGTCTCTATCAAGCCGTGGTGGATGCCAGAAAACTACTGGATGAGCTGTCAGATCCTGAAACATCT AAACTGGTGGGCGAGGTGTTCAACATCGTCAGCCAGCAGTCCACTGCCAGACCCGGATGTATCATAGAGTTGGACGTCATTACAAACCAG TGTGGCGCCAACACCCAGCTGCTTCATGTCTTCCAAGAGGACTTCATTCTAGGTTACAAGCCCCAGAAAGAAACAGACGCATACACACCGGCTTTTCCATCTGGTGAAG ATTACCAACCTGCCCCATTCTCTGAGAAGTTCTTCCTGGTGGTGATAGAGAAGGATCTCAACAGGAACTCTGTCCTGCAGATGTGGCACCTGCACCTCAAGTCTGTGCAGGCCTGTGTCG ATGAGCCGAGCCCAGATTATAGCTTCCAAAGCCAGCTGATGGTTCCCAATCAAGTTTTCAATGCCGACTCGTCTCCGGAGACCTCTCCCATCAGGCCCCTGCCACGGTCCGCCTCCACAGCCAACTTACAATCAGCAAGCAAACTCATCCTCAGCTCCAAGCTGGTGTACAGCAAGCGGCTCGACCTGCCCCATGGGGTGGAGGTTACCAGGGCCACCCCCTCTGCAG GTCACCTGAGTTCCTCCTCCATCTACCCTGTGTGCCTGGCTCCGTATCTGATTGTTACGACCTGCTCTGACTCTCGAGTGCGGTTCTGGCACTGTGCTGTGGAGTGTGATGACGGGTACAGCGAAGATGACCGGGACAACAGGGTGTACCGCTGGGAGCCCTGGGCACTGATGAACGAAGAGGAAGACAAcaacagtgctgtgtgtgtgtcagggcgGCCTGTTGCTGTGTCCTGCTCCTACATCGGCAGGCTGGCCGTGGCCTTTAAAAAGCCACGACAAGGACAG CTGCAAGGTTCTGGAGAGGACTTCTCCATGCACGTGTCCATCTATGAGTGCGAGTCCACCGGTGGCTCAGAGTGGGTTTTAGAGCAAACTCTCCACCTGGACGACTTCACCAGACCTTCGACTACCCTGGATCCAAGAGTCAGTGTGGACTCCAACCTCTTTGTGTACAGCAG GTCTGACCTGTACATGAGCAGAGACCATAGCTCCCCCAACATTAAGCACTACGTTCACCTGGACTGGCTGTCAAAGGAGGATGGATCTCACATCCTCACCGTCGGAGTTGGATCCAACATTCTCATGTACGGCCGGATCTCTGGTATGGTCAATGAGCAGACGAGCAGCAAGGAGGGGGTGGCTGTCATCACCCTTCCTCTAGGGGGCAGTATCAAACAGGGGATCCGCTCCCGCTGGATCCTGCTTCGGTCCGTGGACCTCCTGTCCTCCGTGGACGGCACACCGTCTCTGCCAGTCTCCCTGTCCTGGGTGAGGGACGGCATCCTGGTGGTGGGCATGGACTGTGAAATGCATGTGTACGCCCAGTGGCATCAGGACAAGAAACCcggtgagggagaggagggcaaCCTATCGTCCGCAGACATCGCTGGAGGTCAAACTGCAGGTTCCTCCTCGGTCTTTGAAGGGAGAGCCAGGTCTAAGAGCGTGTTTGAAGGGAGTGCCGCAGTGGACGAGGCCCTCCGTGCCCCGGCAGGACTTCAGGAAGGGGGACTGTTCGAGGCGGCTCATTCCCTGTCCCCTACTCTACCCCAGTACCATcccacacagctgctggagctcatGGACCTGGGCAAGGTTCGCCGTGCCAAG gCCATCCTCGCTCACCTGGTGAAGTGTATCGCCGGGGAAGTTGCCGTGGTGAGGGATGTGGAGGCTGGTGAGGGCGGCGCCAGGAGACATCTGTCTCGGACCATCAGTGTGACTGGCAGCACAGCGAAAGACACCATTGTGGCTGGCCGCGATGGGGGCAGAGATTACACAGAGATCAACTCCATCCCTCCCTTGCCTCTGTACTCCCTCATGTTGGCTGACTTAGACACCTCGTACAAGGGAGCAGAAGAGGCTGCTAAGGGAGCTAAGGTGGCCGACGGCGAGGGAGCCCAGAAGTCCACAGAGGACCAGTATTCCGACCTCTTCCAG GTGCCAACAGTTACCACAGACGACTTTGTGAACTTTGCCACTGACAAACCAGAGAAGAAGTCTCGAGTTATCAACCTCTCTCAATATGGACCAACCTACTTTGGACCAGAGCATGCTCAG GTATTATCCAGTCACCTCATGCACTCCAGCCTACCGGGACTGACCAGACTAGAGCAGATGTTCTTGGTGGCCTTGGCTGATACGGTTGCGACCACCAGTGCTGAGGTCACCAGCTCCACTGATCAACAGTACACAG gtgcTGAGGCTCTCGATGAGTGTGGACTGAGGTACCTGCTGGCCATGCGTCTTCATACCTGCCTGCTCACTTCTCTGCCCCCCCTCTACCGCATGCAGCTGCTCCACCAGG GCCTATCAACATGCCACTTTGCATGGGCCTTCCACTCGGAGGcggaagaggagctgctgaacaTGATCCCAGCCATGCAGAGAGGCGATCCACAATGGTCTGAGCTCAGAGCGGTTGGGGTGGGTTGGTGGATACGCAACATCAACACTCTGCGGAAAATGGTGGAGAAG TTAGGTAAAGCTGCGTTCCAGAGACACAACGACCCTTTAGATGCTGCTCTGTTCTACTTGGCCATGAAAAAGAAAGCTGTCCTTTGGGGGCTGTTCAG GTCTCAGCATGATGAGAAGATGACTCAGTTCTTCAAGAACAACTTCAGTGAGGACCGCTGGCGAAAGGCAGCTCTGAAAAATGCATTCTCCCTGCTGGGAAAGCAGCGCTTTGAACAGTCCGCTGCCTTCTTCCTGCTGGCTGGATCACTCAAAGACGCCATAGAG GTGTTgatggagaagatggaggatcTCCAGTTAGCCATGATAGTAGCAAGGCTGTATGAGGCTGACTTTGAGAACTCATCCACTTGCCAAGGCCTCCTTCATGAGAAGGTCCTGGGCTGTAACAGGGATGGAAGTGGCTATCACTGTTCCAGACTGCACCCTGACCCATTCCTCCGCAGCATAGCCTACTGGATCATGAAGGATTACACCCGGGCCCTGGACACTCTGTTGGAGCGAATCCCCAAAGAGGATGACGAGAACCCTG ATGTGATGGTGAAATCTTGCAACCCGGTGGTGTTTAGCTTCTACAACTACCTGAGGACACACCCTTTGATCATCCGTCGCCACTTCGCAAATCCGGAGGGCACAGCAACAAATGTGGGCCTGACAGCTGAGAAGAGCAGCGCAGATGAGATCAACCTCATAGAGCGTAAACTCTTCTTCACCACAGCCAATGCACACTTCAAG GTGGGCTGCCCAGTTCTGGCTCTGGAAGTGCTCTCCAAGATTCCCAAAGTTACCAAGAAATCTGGCTCCTCACCTCTTAGCAAAGCTTCATCCAAGGCCAACTTAAACTCCAGTCAGCCCCTGGAAAATGGCACCCAGGGAGGTGTGGACTGGGCCTCCCCAGCAGCCCCTGCCTATGCCTGGGGAGGAAACGATGCAGGTGCGGGTGGGTTGGATTGGAGCCAGCCCATGATAAAGGTGGAGGACGACGGGCTGAATCTGGACTGGGGAGATGAtaaggatgatgatgaagatgaggatgatgatgatggtctgaCCATGAAGAAACCGGAGGCTGAGACCAAAGCAGACGGAGGCTCAGGGGCCAGTGGCTCcaaactgcagagagagaactCACAG GGTGAGTCAGAGGTGGACGTGatagcagagcagctgaagttcCGTGCCTGTCTGAAGATCTTGATGACAGAGCTGCGCACGCTGGCCACGGGCTTTGAGGTGGATGGAGGAAAGCTCCGCTTTCAGCTCTACAGTTGGCTCGAGAAAGAGATCGCTGCCATGCATACGATCTGCAACTACAAG gtggaggggaaggaggaagatTCAGAGGTGGAGCGTTGGGGGGAGCGCACAGCGTCAGTGGACATATCAGACGAGGCCCTGGAGAACACAGAGGCCGGGGCCTACGAGCGCCACCAGATGGAGCGGCGTCGTCTTCAGgccaagcagcagcactccGAGAGGCGCAAGGCGTGGCTGAGGAAGAACCAGGCCCTGCTGAGGGTGTTTCTGTCCTACTGTAGCCTTCATGGAGCCAAGGGAGGAGGAGTCACCTCTGTTCGCATGGAGCTTCTGTTCCTTCTGCAGGAGAGccagcag GAACTCACAGTTAAGCAGCTGcagtctcctctgcctctgcccaCCACACTGCCTCTGCTATCTGCTTGCATTGCCCCCACCAAGACGGTCATAGCTAATCCAGTTCTCCACCTCAGCAACCACATTCACGACATCCTCCACACCGTCACCCTCATGGAGGCCCCGCCGCATCCTGACTTCATGGATGATCGG GTGAATGCTCTGCACACGCTAGCAGCGTCTCTGTCTGCTTGCATCTATCAAGCACTGTGTGACAGCCACAGCTACAG CAGCCAGACTGAGGCCAACCAGTTTACAGGGATGGTGTACCAGGGCCTGTTGCTCAGTGAGAGGAAACGTCTCCGCACAGAAAGCATTGAAGAACACATAACTCCAAATTCCGCTCCTGCACAGTGGCCAG gtgtgtcgTCTCTGATTTCTCTGTTGACGTCTGCCAGAGAGGAGGATCAGCCGAGGCTCAACGTGCTGCTGTGCGAGGCGGTCGTGGCTGTTTATCTGTCGCTGCTCATCCACGGCCTGGGCACGCACAGCAGCAACGAACTCTTCCGCCTGGCAGCACATCCCCTCAACAACCGCGTGTGGGCCTCTGTCTTTggaggaggggccaaagtcatTATTAAGCCAAAGAGGCCCGAGGCCCCACCAG CAACAGCTGGGCCTAGCAAGGAGGGTTCAGAGGACAAGGCTGAGCAGCCCTCTCAGACTAAATCTGAATCTGAGACTAAACCAG CGGCTCCCCCTCAGCCCCCAGCGGAGGATGTGGATCGATACAGACGTAGGTTCAACATGAGGATGCTCGTTCCTGGACGGCCTGTAAAGGAGACGCCGGCCACCCCGCCTCCTGTGCCCACAGAGAGACCCGCGTACAGGGAGAAGTTCATCCCCCCGGAGCTGAGCATGTGGGACTACTTTGTGGCCAAA CCCTTCCTGCCGCTGTCCGACAGCAACGCTCTGTGCGACTCAGACGAAAGCGGCgcagaggatgatgaagatgatgacgacGCCTTCCTCTCTGATACGCAGATAACGGAGCACTCTGACCCCAACTCCTACAG CTGGGCTCTGATCCGCCTGGTCATGGTGAAACTGGCTCAGCACAACGTCAAGaacttcctccctctcactggCCTTGACTTCACAG acCTGCCAGTTACCTCCCCTCTCGGCAACGCCGTGTTGAAGACTTTAGAGAACTGGGAGCAGCTTCTGCTGGAGCGAATGAACAAGTTTGACGGTCCGCCTCCCAACTACATCAACACTTACCCCACTGACCTCAGCGCGGGAGGTGGACCCGCCATCCTCCGTCACAAGGCCATGCTGGAGCCAGACAACACACCCTTCAA gaCGAAGAACCATCAGTCCTTTCCAGCCCGACGTCTCTGGCATTTCCTGGTCAAACAGGAAGTTCTTCAGGAGACTTTGATCCGGTACATCTTTACTAAGAAAAGGAAGCAGAGTGAG GTGGAGGCAGATCTTGGCTACCCAGGAGGAAAAGCTAAAATCATTCACAAGGAGTCTGACATAATCATGGCATTTGCCATCAATAAG GCTAACTCCAATGAGATAGTATTGGCCTCCACTCATGATGTCCAGGAGGTGGACGTGTCGAGCCTGGTGGCTGTCCAACCCTACACCTGGATTGGGGAGGACTTTGATAAAGAGTCCCGCAG CTCTGACGACATCGACCATCGTTCTTCTCATACCAACATCGCCCAGGCGAGCTCCGTCCCCTTTGCGCCGCCGCAGATGCCGGTCTCTGCGTCCATGCCCTGGCTCGGCAGTGGGCAAACCAGCATGGGAGCCAGTGTG ATTATGAAGAGGAATCTAAATAACGTGAAGAGAATGACATCCCATCCCATCTATCAGTATT ACATGACAGGGGCTCAGGATGGCAGTGTGAGaatgtttgaatggaacagacCTCAGCAGCTCATCTGCTTCAGACAAGCAGGCAACGCTCGAGTCACCCGCCTCTATTTTAACTCCCAAGGCAAtaag TGTGGAGTTGCTGACGGAGAGGGTTTCCTCAGTCTCTGGCAGGTCAACCAGACATCCTCCAACCCCAAACCCTACCTG AGTTGGCAGTGCCACACAAAGACCTGCGGTGATTTTGCCTTCATCACGTCCTCCAGCCTCATCGCCACGGCCGGACAGTCCAATGATAACAG AAATGTTTGCCTGTGGGATACTCTGATTTCACCTAGCAATACCATGGTCCACG CGTTCCCCTGCCATGAGAACGGGGCCACTGTGCTGCAGTATGCTCctaaacagcagctgctgatcaCTGGAGGCAGAAAGGGCTTTGTGTGCGTGTTCGACATCCGCCAGAGGCAGCTGCTCCACACTTTCCAGGCTCATGACTCAGCCATCAAGGCTCTTGCGCTGGATGCCTTCGAGGACTTCTTCGTCACTGGCTCTGCAGAGGGCAACATGAAG GTGTGGAAGCTAGCCGGCCACGGGCTCATGCACTCTTTTAGCACCGAGCACGCCAAGCAGTCCATCTTCCGCAACATCGGCGCCGGCGTCATGCAGGTGGAGACGCGGCCCGGAAACCGAATCTTCACCTGCGGGGCAGACGGCACCCTGAAGATGAGGGTCCTCCCAGACCGCTACAATATCCCCAGCAGCTTGGTTGACGTCCTGTAA